The following are encoded in a window of Spea bombifrons isolate aSpeBom1 chromosome 2, aSpeBom1.2.pri, whole genome shotgun sequence genomic DNA:
- the HIVEP3 gene encoding transcription factor HIVEP3, translated as MESEQGQKSTRKSEEGVRKRLTKGEALQSRTSPAGDYTPSCQGDPLPQQHFPSSLKLTREGPPRRVGRPCKPKGPLQEQLHISKPQPTSPAFMAPRVTSESGLDGPAWQVVDPIQPGPSRSFSSSALHARLSRPAEDSTQKAYVYRPTQVSVKQTEEPHKKEKKPQKPGKYICQYCSRPCAKPSVLQKHIRSHTGERPYPCIPCGFSFKTKSNLYKHRKSHAHRIKAGLATEIGAETYPSGLEMEHIGGEELEDPTEGESTDSEDETSTMSHLVEVSPQQKHGLLSCSDQVAGSRQVTSHDIFSLSQPNVSVKSEEGLSFADPLLDLIQKSEDTHTIKQKLALRLSERKKASEEQTFLSPGSKGSTESGYFSRSESAEQQISSPNTNAKSYAEIILGKCGRIGQRTSFLATPAPLQEEKTSIVPLSVPRTQVIEHITKLITINEAVVDTSEIDSVKPRRSSLSRRSSIESPKASLTREPFQFDVKSTGSIPPLDAKTTVDKTKGEHLFLSHQQSHSATETVPLLRSHSMPSSACTISSPQPFRASYSFDERIVDSEVLSHSHVLSSHPRLLKRQPAIELPLGMEYASEEGGLTVKETSCKTSDHLEAKESDVSKKSRKFGRKGLIYECNICGACYKKKGNYETHKKYYCSDLQILKPQAAVPYSSADTGKGHLEHETWPQMPHYTQGPSQELSTLRKRRKEKSLGDEEESQSFDQPEYPLSVTASGSHFSTHDAPLNLAIDALKHSADSDLNPLPDIYSRTQVLEVKERTTISKEISVIQHTSSFEKSESMEQLGSYEEEVKTAAKAASHTVKTQQHSSHSLQPKLVRQHNIQVPEILVTEEPDKPEAEFEPPPKEQEKIEEFQWPQRSQTLAQLPAEKLPPKKKRLRLAEMAQSSGESSFESVSLTRSPSQESSISHTSSHSVSLDREEGFKADVPGQISESSAKSPGHHMLTVPSHLHHGREMRRSASEQAPNVSHLSQISENRSKSFDYGSLSSPASTSNPTAQERRKCFSVRQASLSRRLELEPDLTPRDWKETEQTASQISVKGFPAQFPVSCHGERLSSSPQSKQNPVTEKLEKTSLPHQLSPFPVQPLLHLPERSSETLESQAMTDVLSGPLSLSHITSSVFRTSPLPLQHTHIHPELPQDLSPDTVDVPLRHRSPFIQLPCSGAPLFPPTFCLPVQSQFPYSEPAQVVGHYPQMLAPPVGTSCLSTKDGFSESLQPLSQSSSASESSHAVPVCSDPVVSLVVPVRIQTYMPLYGSAMYTTLSQIIVTHPECITSSVVHKSKGYPIFDFQHILPEDRSSLCHLPFLQVPFPNVELSSYIPLSAESELGYDGSSSVGGSKRMLSPAGSLELTMETQQQKRVKEEEVKDDFFHEETSKATKVQEDERTSTVASQVTMKPCTIDLLTTSPTATSDQPQVKEITKGALAPSVAGVSTLKLPGELKKCTSSMTVKTEDSSDIFESSSSSTPPVSRIPVNLSVSGHSEGTETKKVLFPTLHTTTNVSWCYLKYVKPNHTQQSNRRASVYASWCISLYNPNLPGVSTRTALSLLRSKQTAGTEIYTTADAPHLDTGRLVPSRARKPKMTEAHLPPQVHKETPRREKEDEKRGRSEEAGTATRRSEPSRIRIFEGGYKSNEEYVYVRGRGRGKYVCEECGIRCKKPSMLKKHIRTHTDLRPYVCKHCNFAFKTKGNLTKHMKSKAHSKKCQELGLVPPSLAELETEEGTSDDRWQDSDVVEEHQFSDLEDTDEEDSDEEEDEEEDEDESQEEKQRDPSPTVGTTRSPNQDPESAATSPAYQFSPNLLFATDPPEKDFQTLLASEHTVPRETLSHRQWSPGKDISSRAGPSRRHLLQKKETPLRCFSPKGVSSPRRGMSPCQRLQSARELSPLRCVSPQHLSPHRDLSPHSYVSPDRGASSPVRHMSPSREMMSARYAALRSGLATPPRYHSPGREEQHLSRLDSQTQLKVQHGLFQSVVLPHRTPEIAEQLKPGSSSFLAMLRPLRSPHVPHTTTRSGENLFTHLPLHSQDLQRTPYPMIPIGGIQMVQARPSPQPSLLGPLLSEVKQEGPEVVQSHTRQQEGREEQLRTNRKGEEKGEREISPLSTAPQRSPTSTYCQTACTPHLEMSHDSSGHHQGETEGDG; from the exons ATGGAGTCAGAGCAAGGGCAGAAGAGCACAAGGAAGTCGGAGGAAGGTGTGAGGAAAAGGCTGACCAAAGGGGAGGCGCTGCAAAGCAGGACATCTCCAGCTGGAGACTATACCCCCAGCTGTCAGGGAGACCCACTACCACAACAGCACTTCCCTAGCTCTTTGAAGTTAACAAGGGAGGGTCCTCCCAGGAGGGTTGGGAGGCCTTGCAAACCAAAAGGTCCACTTCAAGAACAGCTCCACATTTCCAAGCCACAGCCCACATCACCAGCATTCATGGCTCCTCGGGTAACTTCAGAAAGTGGCCTTGATGGGCCAGCATGGCAAGTTGTAGATCCAATACAACCAGGTCCGTCCAGgtctttctcttcttctgcaCTACATGCCAGACTTTCTCGTCCGGCCGAAGACTCAACTCAGAAAGCTTATGTGTATCGGCCAACTCAGGTTTCTGTAAAACAAACAGAGGAACCCCataaaaaggagaagaaaccCCAAAAGCCAGGAAAATATATCTGCCAGTATTGCAGTCGGCCATGCGCCAAGCCAAGCGTCCTTCAAAAGCATATCAGGTCACATACTGGGGAGCGTCCTTACCCATGTATCCCTTGTGGGTTTTCTTTCAAAACTAAAAGCAATCTATACAAACATAGGAAGTCTCATGCTCACAGGATTAAAGCTGGGCTGGCAACAGAGATAGGAGCAGAAACGTATCCATCCGGTCTAGAGATGGAGCATATTGGAGGAGAGGAACTTGAAGATCCGACTGAAGGAGAAAGCACAGACTCTGAGGATGAGACAAGCACAATGTCACACTTAGTGGAGGTTTCACCCCAGCAGAAGCATGGGTTATTGTCTTGCAGTGATCAAGTAGCAGGAAGTAGACAAGTTACAAGCCATgatattttctctctctcccaacCAAATGTGTCAGTCAAATCTGAGGAAGGATTGTCATTTGCAGATCCACTGCTGGATCTTATCCAGAAATCAGAAGACACACATACTATAAAACAGAAGCTTGCTCTGCGTCTTAGCGAGCGGAAGAAGGCCAGTGAAGAGCAGACGTTCCTCAGTCCAGGGAGCAAAGGAAGCACAGAGTCAGGTTATTTTTCTCGTTCAGAAAGTGCAGAGCAACAAATAAGTTCTCCCAATACCAATGCCAAGTCCTATGCTGAAATTATTTTGGGTAAATGTGGGAGAATTGGGCAAAGGACTTCTTTCTTAGCTACTCCTGCCCCTCTTCAGGAGGAAAAAACAAGTATAGTGCCTCTATCTGTGCCCAGAACACAGGTAATTGAACACATAACAAAACTAATTACTATTAATGAGGCAGTAGTAGATACCAGTGAAATTGACAGCGTGAAACCAAGAAGAAGCTCACTGTCAAGACGTAGCAGCATTGAGTCTCCAAAGGCATCCCTGACCCGAGAACCTTTTCAATTTGATGTCAAGTCTACTGGCTCTATCCCACCACTAGATGCCAAGACCACAGTTGACAAAACGAAAGGTGAACATTTATTCTTGTCACATCAGCAATCCCACAGTGCCACAGAGACGGTGCCTCTTCTCCGAAGCCACTCAATGCCTTCCTCAGCCTGCACTATAAGCTCTCCGCAACCATTCAGAGCTAGCTACTCATTTGACGAAAGGATTGTGGACTCTGAAGTCTTAAGTCACAGCCATGTGCTTTCTTCACACCCACGGCTGTTAAAGAGACAACCAGCAATAGAGCTGCCTTTGGGAATGGAATATGCCTCAGAAGAAGGAGGTTTAACAGTGAAAGAGACTTCTTGCAAAACATCTGATCACTTGGAAGCCAAAGAAAGTGATGTCTCCAAAAAGTCCCGGAAATTTGGAAGGAAGGGTTTGATCTATGAATGTAATATATGTGGTgcttgttacaaaaaaaagggcAATTATGAAactcataaaaaatattactgctCAGACTTACAGATCTTAAAACCTCAAGCAGCAGTGCCTTACAGCTCTGCTGATACTGGAAAGGGACATTTAGAGCATGAAACGTGGCCTCAAATGCCACATTACACACAAGGGCCTAGCCAGGAACTCTCTACTTTGCGTAAAAGACGTAAAGAGAAGAGTCTTGGAGATGAGGAAGAATCTCAGTCTTTTGATCAACCCGAGTATCCACTATCTGTCACAGCATCAGGTTCCCATTTTTCTACACATGATGCACCTTTAAACTTGGCTATAGATGCATTAAAGCATTCTGCTGATAGTGATCTTAATCCATTGCCAGATATCTATTCTCGGACACAAGTTTTAGAAGTTAAGGAGAGGACTACAATTTCAAAAGAGATTTCTGTGATACAGCACACAAGCTCATTTGAGAAGTCAGAATCCATGGAACAGCTGGGGAGTTATGAAGAGGAAGTAAAGACTGCAGCAAAAGCAGCCTCTCACACTGTGAAAACACAGCAACATTCATCTCATTCCTTGCAGCCAAAACTGGTTCGTCAACACAATATTCAGGTACCAGAAATCCTAGTAACTGAGGAACCAGACAAACCAGAAGCAGAATTTGAGCCTCCTCCTAAAGAGCAAGAAAAAATAGAGGAATTTCAGTGGCCACAGAGGAGTCAAACTCTCGCTCAGCTTCCTGCTGAGAAGCTACctccaaaaaagaaaaggctgCGTCTAGCAGAAATGGCCCAGTCGTCTGGAGAGTCAAGTTTTGAGTCTGTGTCTCTCACACGCAGTCCAAGCCAGGAGAGCAGTATTTCACACACTTCCAGCCATTCTGTGTCTTTAGACAGGGAAGAGGGGTTCAAGGCAGATGTGCCCGGACAGATTTCAGAGTCTTCTGCCAAGTCCCCTGGGCATCACATGTTGACTGTACCCTCCCACCTTCACCATGGAAGAGAAATGAGAAGATCAGCCTCTGAACAGGCACCAAATGTATCACATTTATCTCAGATATCTGAGAACCGAAGCAAGTCCTTTGACTATGGCAGCTTATCTTCACCAGCTTCAACATCCAATCCAACAGCACAGGAGAGGAGGAAGTGCTTCTCAGTCAGACAGGCTTCTCTTAGTAGGCGTTTGGAACTTGAACCAGACTTGACACCAAGGGATTGGAAGGAAACAGAACAGACTGCAAGCCAAATTTCTGTCAAAGGCTTCCCTGCACAGTTTCCAGTTTCTTGTCATGGAGAAAGGCTTAGCAGTTCTCCCCAGTCAAAGCAAAATCCTGTAACTGAAAAACTGGAAAAGACCAGTTTACCACACCAGCTTTCTCCCTTTCCAGTTCAGCCTCTACTTCACTTGCCAGAACGTTCTTCAGAAACATTGGAATCCCAAGCAATGACTGATGTTCTGTCTGGTCCATTGTCTCTTTCACACATCACTTCATCTGTATTTCGTACTTCACCACTACCTTTGCAGCACACTCACATTCATCCGGAACTTCCCCAGGATTTATCTCCAGACACAGTAGATGTTCCTTTGAGACATCGATCTCCATTCATACAATTGCCATGCTCTGGAGCCCCTCTGTTTCCCCCTACTTTCTGCTTGCCTGTACAATCTCAATTTCCTTATTCAGAGCCAGCACAAGTTGTTGGGCACTATCCTCAAATGCTAGCACCTCCAGTGGGCACATCTTGCCTCTCCACAAAAGACGGTTTTTCAGAAAGTCTTCAACCCCTTTCCCAAAGTTCATCAGCTTCAGAGTCTTCCCATGCAGTTCCTGTATGTTCAGATCCTGTGGTTTCCCTTGTTGTCCCAGTGAGGATCCAGACATACATGCCTTTATATGGTAGTGCAATGTACACCACCCTCTCCCAAATCATAGTCACCCACCCTGAGTGCATCACATCCTCTGTTGTCCATAAATCTAAGGGATATCCAATCTTTGACTTTCAACATATTTTACCAGAAGATCGGAGCAGCCTCTGCCATCTGCCATTCCTGCAGGTTCCATTTCCAAATGTTGAACTTAGCAGCTACATACCATTGTCAGCAGAGAGTGAACTTGGATACGATGGAAGCTCATCTGTTGGAGGCAGCAAACGAATGCTATCGCCTGCTGGCAGTTTAGAACTTACTATGGAAACCCAACAGCAGAAGAGGGTAAAAGAGGAAGAGGTAAAGGATGATTTTTTTCATGAAGAGACGTCAAAGGCAACGAAAGTTCAGGAAGATGAAAGGACTTCAACTGTAGCTTCTCAAGTTACCATGAAGCCCTGCACAATAGACCTTTTGACTACATCACCAACAGCAACTTCTGATCAGCCACAAGTGAAGGAAATAACCAAAGGTGCATTGGCTCCAAGTGTTGCTGGTGTATcaactttaaaactacctggagAATTGAAGAAATGCACAAGTAGCATGACTGTCAAAACAGAGGATTCTAGTGATATCTTTGAGTCCTCCTCTTCAAGTACACCTCCAGTCTCTAGGATACCTGTTAATCTCTCTGTCTCAGGCCACAGTGAAGGTACAGAAACTAAAAAGGTACTTTTCCCAACCCTCCACACAACCACTAATGTCAGCTGGTGCTACTTAAAGTATGTCAAGCCAAATCACACCCAGCAAAGCAATCGAAGGGCTTCTGTTTACGCTAGCTGGTGTATCAGTTTATACAACCCAAACTTGCCTGGTGTCTCTACCAGAACAGCACTGTCTCTACTCCGCTCCAAGCAGACGGCAGGCACGGAGATTTACACCACAGCTGATGCTCCACACTTGGATACAGGACGTCTAGTGCCCTCCAGAGCCCGGAAACCCAAAATGACAGAG GCTCACTTGCCTCCTCAAGTTCATAAGGAGACCCCAAGGAGAGAAAAAGAGGACGAAAAACGAGGGAGGTCAGAGGAGGCGGGCACAGCCACAAGGCGGAGTGAGCCATCCCGTATACGGATCTTCGAGGgagg GTACAAATCTAATGAGGAATATGTTTATGTACGAGGCCGTGGCCGTGGAAAGTACGTGTGTGAAGAATGTGGGATCCGGTGTAAGAAGCCAAGCATGCTAAAGAAACATATTCGAACACACACTGACCTCCGACCTTATGTCTGCAAACATTGTAactttgccttcaaaaccaAAG ggAATCTGACTAAACACATGAAATCCAAAGCCCACAGTAAGAAGTGCCAAGAGCTGGGATTGGTGCCACCATCACTGGCAGAGCTGGAGACAGAAGAAG GGACCAGCGATGATCGGTGGCAAGACAGTGATGTAGTGGAAGAGCATCAGTTTTCAGACTTGGAAGACACAGATGAGGAAGACTCtgatgaagaggaggatgaggaagaggatgaAGATGAGAGCCAGGAGGAGAAACAAAGAGATCCGTCACCAACAGTGGGTACCACTCGTTCACCAAATCAAGATCCTGAGAGTGCTGCAACATCACCAGCCTACCAGTTTTCTCCCAACCTACTGTTTGCTACAGATCCTCCAGAAAAAGACTTCCAAACACTGTTAGCTTCTGAGCATACAGTACCCAGAGAGACATTATCCCACAGGCAGTGGTCACCTGGCAAAGACATAAGTAGTAGAGCAGGACCATCAAGGAGACACCTCCTCCAAAAGAAAGAGACGCCATTGAGATGTTTTTCTCCGAAAGGTGTTTCTTCTCCACGCAGGGGTATGTCACCATGCCAACGTTTGCAGTCAGCCAGGGAACTGTCCCCTCTGCGGTGTGTATCTCCACAGCACCTGTCTCCCCATCGTGACCTTTCACCTCATTCATACGTGTCACCAGATCGTGGGGCCTCTTCACCAGTTAGACACATGTCTCCCAGCAGAGAAATGATGAGCGCCCGATATGCTGCCCTCAGAAGTGGGCTGGCCACTCCACCGCGATACCATTC